TTACGTTTTTGAAGTGTATACTGGCACTGATGTAAAAAAATACAACTATGTAGTTGGAGATAATGGACATGATATTGGAAATTTCTATGACGACAATACAGAATTTTCAGTTCCTAAAAATTTAGAGAATACTATAATGCAAAATCTTTCATTTATAAGGAAACCAAGAGAGTTTAATTATATATATTATGAAGCAATTTTAAAAGTTATCGAGAGCAAAAAGGATTCCTTATCTAATGGAAATAAAGTTGGAGTGGATATACAGTCTGATACAGATTGCTTAAAATATATATTTTCTGTAGATTTAGAGGAGTTTAAGAAAAAGTTAGCTAAGACATTACCTAATGTTAGTTTAGTAAACGGTGACCAGAATTTTGATACAATAATTAAAGTAAAAAATAGAGGATATAATACTACAACTTTCAAAACATTAATAACAGTAGAAAATAGTAAGGATAAGTCTACTGAAAACTATTATGTAGTTGCAGAATATGATTATAAAGATTGGAATATTAAGGTGAGTGAACCTAATAAGGTACCTCAGAATTGGTAGGGAGGAATAGATGTAATGAGTTGTGAAGATTGTAAAAGTAAAGATACATGTCAAACAAAGGAAACAGGATGTAAAGAAGAGAATCCAAAATTAATGCCTAGATATGGGAAGATTAAAAATATTATAGGAATTATAAGTGGAAAAGGTGGAGTTGGAAAATCAACTGTTACTGGAATTATAGCAACTATGTTAGCAAAGAAGGGTTATAAAGTAGGCGTATTAGATGCAGATATAACAGGACCATCTATGCCAAGATTTTTTGGAGTTAATGATAAAAGGGCAACCATAATTCCTTTAGAAAATGATATGGTGAAATTTGAACCAGTTGAAACGGATAGTGAAATAAAAGTAATTTCAATGAACCTTCTAACTGCTGTAGAAGATGAACCTGTAATTTGGAGAGGACCTGTAATTACTGGAGTATTAAAGCAAATGTTTGTAGAAACTAATTGGGGAGAACTTGATTATTTACTTATTGATATGCCACCGGGAACAGGAGATATTGCATTAACTGTAATGCAAGAGCTGCCAATAGACGAAATAGTGGTAGTTTCTACACCTCAAGATATGGTATCTATGATTGTTAAGAAAGTTGTTATAATGGCACAAAAAATAGGTATTAAGATTAAAGGTGTAGTAGAAAATATGGCCTATATAAATTGCCCAGATTGTGATAAAAAGATAAGAGTATTTAGTAAAAAATCTTCAGAAGAAAATGCTGACTATTTAGGAATTCCTTTAATTGGAGAACTACCAATTAATATTGAACTTACAGAAGCATTAGAAAGTGGGAAAGCTGAGGAATATGTAAGAGAAAATTCATTATATTCATTAATATTTGAAGGATTATATTAGAAATATAGTGGTTTTATAATTGAAAATTATATAATTATATTAATACATAACTTAATATTTCTTAGGAAATAATAAGTTATGTAATTTTATATTGAGGAGATGAATTAAATTATGAAACCAAAGGTAGATAAAGATACGTGTATAGCATGTGGGTTATGTCCGTCTATATGTCCAGAATGCTTTGATATGGAGGATGATGGAAAAGCAGGGGCTATAGTGGATGAAGTACCATCAGACGCTGAGGATTCAGCTAAGGAAGCTGAAGAAAGCTGTCCAGTAAATGCAATTGAAGTAGAAGAATAGAATTATATGTATAAATAAGTTTGTGCATATAAATAAAAATAGGATTGATTATTGTTAATACAAAATCAATCCTATTTTATTAAAAGCTTAATTAGTTATGGCATTTGTTGAAGAGGCATGTACTATCCTTTCCATAGGAAGTACAGCAAAAATTACTAAGCATATGATAGCTTCTATTCCAACCATAGGACCATTAACTATTACTGAATATACAACTGGAGACATTCCGTCAGGAGCATATGACCCAAAGAATGCCACACCTGAAATGAAATGACATATGAACCGAACAAAGGCTGCTATACCTACTCCGAGTAATTTCTTGTTTTTAAAGAATCCAACAACACCTAGTGCTGTAAAAGGTAATGGATAATCAAATAATACTTGTATTGGACTTAAGATATATGGATCTAAGATTAATGTTATTATGCCATATAGGAAACCAGTTAGGAAACCTATTTCTGGACCATACATAAGAGCTATAAGCATAATTGGAACCATACTACCTAATGTAATACTTCCGCCTTGTGGAAAGTGATATATTCTAAGCATTTTTAATACAGTTGCCAATGCTAAGGCTATACCAATACGAGCAATTAATTGTGGAGTGAATTGAATTTTTTTTGCTTTGACTAATACCACAAGTAACAATATACATCCTATTAGTGTAGCAATTGACATTGGACTTGCAGCTATATCCTGAATATTTTGTGGAAATTTTTGGATTAGTTCGGAAAATTGTACAGACCAATCATTAAAAATTGACATAAAAAAAACCTCCTTTATTGTGCTTGGAGATTATGAACCAAATAAATATCAATATATTTTTATAAGGTTGCATTCCCTACGCTAGAATTAACTAGATCAGGTTTTAAGGGTTTATGAATATCAAATCTCAGCACGATGGCTCCCCTAGCACATTATCATATACAGTTTATACCAATAATTATAAATAGTCAATTATGCTATAATTATTTAATCTACTATTTTTATTATAATCAATAGCATGATTTATAGCAGTTTCACTTATATGTACATAATTATGAGGAATGGAATTGAGGCGTAAAGAACTTAAGGGAACAATACTTATATCATCATTGCTATTAATAATAGTAACATCTTTATAAGTTGAATCTAATATAAAATTTTTCATATAAAAATAATTTCCTTTCATATTTATATAGATTATTACGATAATATTATTTACTAATTAGTAAATAAGTATTCAAGGAAAAGTCTTTTGAAAAAATAATTTATTGTATAAACTTACAGAATAAATTTAATGAAAAGTATTATACTATTTATGAACGTAGTAAAATAGAGTGAATATAAAATTTCTTAATTAGTCAAATACTTAAAAATCACAAAAAATAGGAAAAATAAAAGATAATCGGATGTAAATCACGATAATTAAATTCTAAAGCCTAAAAAATAAAAAAATAGTAGCATTGCTAATGAATACCTAATACAGTATAATAATACGGTAGTTAAATACTATATATTGTGTGTGGAGGGAATAAAAATGCTATATGTTGTGAAAAGGGATGGGAGAGAAGTTAAATTTAATTCGGATAAGATAGCTCAAGCGATCAAAGGATCAGCTAGTGAAATCGGTTTATTATTAAAGGAAAGTCAAGTGTTAGACACTGTACATAAAGTAATAAAATATATTGAAGTTGAGTCAGAATACAAAAGAACTGTTACGGTAGAGCAAATACAAAATCTTGTAGAAAAAGCTCTGAAGGATGAAGGTCACAAAGATATAGCAATTGCTTATTCATCATATAGAAGTGAAAGAACTAAGGTTAGAGAAATAAAATCAGATCTAATGAGAGCAATAAGGCAAATTGGAGTTGAGACTGATAGAGATAATGCTAATGTTGGGAATAATTTTAGTTCAAAATTATTAAGAATAGCATCTGAATCTAACAAGTGGAATACCTTAGCAACAATGCCTAAGAATTTAGCAAAGGCTCACGAAACAGGAGATTTGTATTACCATGATTTAGATAGCTATAATTTAACTGTAAATTGTCTTCATATTCCAACTAGAGAAATTTTAGAAAATGGATTCAATACAGGATATGGAACAATTAATGCTCCTAAAAGAATAGAGACAGCTGCTGAATTGTCATGTATATTATTGCAATCCACTCAAAATGATATGTTTGGAGGACAATCGCATCCAGACTTTGATAATGATATGGGGATATTTGTAGATCCTACTAGAGATGAAATAAGAAAAGAATTAGAAGAATTAGAAATACCAGAGGAAAAGATAGAGGCCTTACTTGAAGGCAAGGTAAGAAAAAAAATACATCAAGCTATGCAAGGTGTTGTTTATAATCTTAATACAATGCACTCAAGAGCTGGTTCACAGGTTCCTTTTAGTTCAATTAATATTGGATTACCAACTAGTAAGGATGCTGCGCTAGTGTGTGAAATATTTCTTTTAGAATATGAAAAAGGATTAGGAAAAGGAGAACAACCTATTTTCCCAAACATAATCTTCAGAGTTAAGTCTGGCGTTAATAGGGAAGAGAGTGATCCTTATTTCCACTTATTTAAGTTAGCTTGTAGAGTAGCTGCAAAGAGAATGAATCCGACATTTATGAACATTGATGCAGACTTTAATAAAGAGTATTATGATAAAGGATATGTTCCAGCTACAATGGGATGTAGAACTTATCTAATGAAGAATGTCAATGGTGAACCAGGTTGTAAAGGAAGAGGCAATATAGCACCTACAACATTGAACTTACCAAGAATAGGACTACAAGCTAAAGGTGATATAGATAAATTTTTTGAAATATTAGATTCAAGACTAGAATTAGCAAAAGACTCATTGATGAATAGATATGAAGTTCTTAAAAAACTAAGAGTGAAAGATTTACCTTTTGTTGCAGGTCAAGGTCTTATGAAGGGGGCAGAAGGATTAACTCCTGATGACTCTATAGAACCTATTTTAAAGCAAGGAACTTGGGGAATTGGATTTATTGGTTTAGCAGAAACATTGACAGGATTGGTAGGAAAACATCATGGTGAAGATGAAGAAGCTCGAGAGTTAGGTGTAAAAATCATTGAGCATATAAGAGAATATTGTGATAAGCTTTCAGAAGAATATAAATTAAATTGGAGTTGTTATGCAACTCCAGCAGAAGGGCTTTCAGGTAAATTTATAAAACAAGACCAAAAGATCTTTGGAAAAATACAAGGGGTAACTGATAAGGACTATTACACAAATAGTTATCATGTTCCAGTAGGATATTCAATATCAATTAAGGACAAAATTAATATTGAAGCACCATACCATAAACTTTGTAATGGTGGTCACATAAGTTATCTTGAAGTAGATGATACGCCAGATGCTGAAACAGTAATGAATATAATAAATTATGCATATAAAAATACTAATATCAGCTATGTTGGAATCAATTTTCATATAAGATATTGTAAGGAATGTGGAACTTATCTTCATAATAATGAAAATAACTGTACAAATTGTGGAAGTCAAGACATACAAGGAGTATCTAGAGT
The window above is part of the Clostridium saccharoperbutylacetonicum N1-4(HMT) genome. Proteins encoded here:
- a CDS encoding anaerobic ribonucleoside triphosphate reductase, whose translation is MLYVVKRDGREVKFNSDKIAQAIKGSASEIGLLLKESQVLDTVHKVIKYIEVESEYKRTVTVEQIQNLVEKALKDEGHKDIAIAYSSYRSERTKVREIKSDLMRAIRQIGVETDRDNANVGNNFSSKLLRIASESNKWNTLATMPKNLAKAHETGDLYYHDLDSYNLTVNCLHIPTREILENGFNTGYGTINAPKRIETAAELSCILLQSTQNDMFGGQSHPDFDNDMGIFVDPTRDEIRKELEELEIPEEKIEALLEGKVRKKIHQAMQGVVYNLNTMHSRAGSQVPFSSINIGLPTSKDAALVCEIFLLEYEKGLGKGEQPIFPNIIFRVKSGVNREESDPYFHLFKLACRVAAKRMNPTFMNIDADFNKEYYDKGYVPATMGCRTYLMKNVNGEPGCKGRGNIAPTTLNLPRIGLQAKGDIDKFFEILDSRLELAKDSLMNRYEVLKKLRVKDLPFVAGQGLMKGAEGLTPDDSIEPILKQGTWGIGFIGLAETLTGLVGKHHGEDEEARELGVKIIEHIREYCDKLSEEYKLNWSCYATPAEGLSGKFIKQDQKIFGKIQGVTDKDYYTNSYHVPVGYSISIKDKINIEAPYHKLCNGGHISYLEVDDTPDAETVMNIINYAYKNTNISYVGINFHIRYCKECGTYLHNNENNCTNCGSQDIQGVSRVTGYLSLDERFGPGKYHERKDRISHAGDHKHNY
- a CDS encoding Mrp/NBP35 family ATP-binding protein, which gives rise to MSCEDCKSKDTCQTKETGCKEENPKLMPRYGKIKNIIGIISGKGGVGKSTVTGIIATMLAKKGYKVGVLDADITGPSMPRFFGVNDKRATIIPLENDMVKFEPVETDSEIKVISMNLLTAVEDEPVIWRGPVITGVLKQMFVETNWGELDYLLIDMPPGTGDIALTVMQELPIDEIVVVSTPQDMVSMIVKKVVIMAQKIGIKIKGVVENMAYINCPDCDKKIRVFSKKSSEENADYLGIPLIGELPINIELTEALESGKAEEYVRENSLYSLIFEGLY
- the thiT gene encoding energy-coupled thiamine transporter ThiT translates to MSIFNDWSVQFSELIQKFPQNIQDIAASPMSIATLIGCILLLVVLVKAKKIQFTPQLIARIGIALALATVLKMLRIYHFPQGGSITLGSMVPIMLIALMYGPEIGFLTGFLYGIITLILDPYILSPIQVLFDYPLPFTALGVVGFFKNKKLLGVGIAAFVRFICHFISGVAFFGSYAPDGMSPVVYSVIVNGPMVGIEAIICLVIFAVLPMERIVHASSTNAITN
- a CDS encoding ferredoxin codes for the protein MKPKVDKDTCIACGLCPSICPECFDMEDDGKAGAIVDEVPSDAEDSAKEAEESCPVNAIEVEE